A region of Daphnia carinata strain CSIRO-1 chromosome 10, CSIRO_AGI_Dcar_HiC_V3, whole genome shotgun sequence DNA encodes the following proteins:
- the LOC130699225 gene encoding damage-control phosphatase ARMT1-like translates to MTSTFGSCTPYPYLSARVPGSFAYTTVKDRMPVILTKVIDFLCRNKHKILENSIAEAGTIEDLKLIIGKLSQLRSEIQTNKTLRPLEISSSHLTDGAKWNNELMEGKDNSAPQWFSSPWLLVECYMYRAIYCIFENSTYLKRLDPFSHMKEELIIVQKHVLWQLAAYTNDISQTITSALELQANFKKLIEISLWANRNDLSLSAGNAETKPGSFLDDIEQLNSHILVNNADELWRYVEQVQKDFQNKELGIIMDNAGLEMVADLCLATYCVSHRLFDRVIFYVKKIPWFVSDTTSGDLKWALHYMEKDVPEMQCFASKCIGYFKSQQFLLVEEDYFTLPLPYHVMNNEDPNLYNKLSQSQLLIFKGDLNYRKLGADIDWPSTTTFEKFLQGFKPAPLVALRTIKAEIICDLPSNKVSELELLDRDWMTKGDYGLIQFMK, encoded by the exons ATGACTTCAACGTTTGGAAGCTGTACCCCATATCCCTACTTATCTGCTAGGGTGCCGGG CTCTTTTGCCTATACAACGGTCAAAGATAGAATGCCGGTGATTCTCACAAAAGTGATAGATTTTCTATGCCGCAATAAACACAAAATTCTGGAAAATTCTATAGCAGAG GCAGGGACAATAGAAGATCTGAAATTGATAATAGGAAAACTGTCTCAGCTCAGAAGTGAAATACAAACCAACAAAACCTTACGTCCACTAGAGATATCTTCATCTCATCTTACAGATGGTGCAAAATGGAATAATGAATTAATGGAGGGAAAAGACAATAGTGCACCACAGTGGTTTAGCTCACCGTGGCTGCTAGTGGAGTGTTACATGTACAGGGCTATCTATTGCATTTTCGAAAACAG CACCTACCTGAAGAGACTTGATCCCTTTAGTCATATGAAAGAAGAGTTAATAATTGTCCAAAAACATGTCCTCTGGCAGCTTGCTGCCTACACAAATGACATAAGCCAAACAATTACAAGTGCTTTAGAGTTGCAAGCCAACTTCAAGAAATTAATAGAG ATAAGTCTTTGGGCGAATCGCAACGACTTATCTCTTTCGGCCGGAAATGCAGAGACGAAACCAGGCTCATTTTTAGATGATATTGAACAACTCAATTCCCATATTCTAGTTAACAATGCAGACGAACTTTGGCGTTATGTGGAACAAGttcaaaaagattttcaaaacaaagagCTAGGCATTATAATGGACAACGCCGGATTGGAAATGGTTGCTGATCTGTGCCTTGCAACTTATTGCGTATCTCACAGGCTCTTCGATCGTGTTATTTTCTACGTGAAAAAAATTCCCTGGTTTGTTTCGGACACAACTTCCGGCGATCTTAAATGGGCACTTCATTATATGGAAAAAGATGTCCCAGAAATGCAATGTTTTGCAAGTAAATGCATTGGTTACTTTAAGTCCCAACAATTTCTGCTGGTAGAGGAGGACTACTTCACATTGCCACTGCCGTATCATGTTATGAATAATGAAGATCCCAACCTTTACAATAAATTAAGTCAGAGCCAGCTTCTTATctttaaag GTGATCTGAACTATAGAAAGCTAGGTGCGGATATCGACTGGCCGTCCACTACAActttcgagaaatttttgcaGGGCTTCAAACCTGCACCGCTTGTTGCATTAAGGACAATAAAAGCAGAAATAATTTGCGATTTACCATCAAACAAGGTGAGCGAATTGGAATTGTTGGACAGAGATTGGATGACTAAAGGAGATTATGGTTTAATACAATTCatgaaataa